The nucleotide window GCTTTTGCCTATTCTTCATTTTTggaaagtgtttgtttatttagagagtgagctCGTGTGCTTGTGCACgtgaacacaagtgggggaagggcagagagagagggagacagagaatcccaagcagcctcctgctgtcagcgcagagcccaaggaggggctcaatctcaggaaccatgagatcatgacctgggccgaaatcaagagtcagatgcttaactgactgagccacccaggcaccctgccttgttttcttctgagagctTTGTAATTTTAGGTtctgtatttaagtctttgatccattttgagtaaacttttgtgtatgttgttagatgggggtccaacttcattcttttgcatgtggctatccagtttccGAGGtccccatttgttgaaaagtctatcatttccccattgaatggtcttggcactctTACCAAAATTGGGACTTATTGGACTATATATGCAaagattcatttctgggctgtctatccAATTGGTCTACTCTTTCCTTATGCCATTAACactcttgattattacagctttgtgcTGTTTCAGTATAAGGAAGTTCATATATCACTTTTTAAACTTACTCTACCTCTTCCTTTAGTTCTTTCATCATCTCTGAGATGgttgttttaaagtcttcatCTAGATATCTGCTATCAGGTCTTTTCCAAGGACAGTCTATTTTCCCTTTGAACGGGCGCTACTTTCCTGTTTAGaatgccttgtgatttttttgttgcaAACTAGATACCTGAATAATGTGGTATCTCTGGCAGATTATCCTTCTTTcctagggtttttttgtttaattgttgTAAATGATCTCTGTGCCAAGGATTAGCCTGATGTGTAAACTTACTGttttctcaggtcttttctgagcctgTGCCTTTTCTTGGACACGACTGATCACTTTCAACTTTTCCCTGTATATACAGTTGTTTTTGAATGTCCTAGTCTTTAGTGTCTGGCTCccaaaaggggaaagagaaaaaagggtgGAAATGAATACCAGCTCTTTAAATCCCCTGAAGTCACTTCAGTTGGGAGTGGAGAGGGGCTTGTAACAATTAAGGGAGGTACAGCAACAATGGCCACCTTCGTCTTTATCTGTACCTCTGTAATCAGAAGTAGCAATCTGTGATAAAAGCATTGATGACCAGTATTTGCAGGGCAGGGTTCATTTTGCTTACCCTGGCTCCTGTAAGCTGTGTGTAAGCTGCTCCAGGAAGATGTACATAGTGgcctgccctggggctggggctgagggttGGCAGCTGCTACTTTATGAAGACCTGAAATTGAAATTAACCCCAATTTACAGTCCAAGCCTTCCTTTGGAAGTTGCAAGCCATTAATAGACCAGAGTTCCAAAACAGTTCTATTAGATAGGACAGTGCAATTGCTGTGTAGGTGGTGAAGATTCTTGGTGCTTCCTACTCCATCTTTCCAGAATCCCCTTGACCAGCCTCTTTTATTCCAACTTGTCACTATTGTGGCTCTACTCATTCCTTACCCAGTTTGAAGCTCATAGGTCAGCCTGTTGAACAATGTGCTGGCTTGCTGTTGCTTAGAGCCCCTTTGacctgtcatttcttcttgtcAATAACCAGACTTGAATAATCCTCACTGCTCTTTATGAGTTTGTGTTAACAAACTTTCCAATATTACTGGGTAGTCATACAGTGAGGTTAACGAGGTTCATTACCAACTCAGGTTACTATCGGGAGCTGGGTTCTTACTGCTGCTCTGCACTGCTTTTATTCAAATCTACTCCATACCAAACAccattcctttcctcttttcaagCCCACAAGGCTATCTGTAAAATTATACTTccattttttgctttaaattctatAACAAAACAGTTTCTCCCAAGTCAGCTTTTCCTTTGTCAtcccttacaaaaaaaaaaaaaaaaaaaagaaaggaagaaaaagcaaaaaaaaaaaaaaaaaaatcaaagcatggTCTTTGGAATCAAGGAAGGTCTGAATCTGGACCCTGACACTGCCACTTAATGGCTATGTGATTTGGGGAATTAACCCCTCtgggctttttttctcttcatctttcctCCCTAATTATGGAAGATTGTCATCGAGGACTAAATTACCTAAGATACATTAAGTTCCTAGGACAGGGAGTGGCACTTGTGTGATGCACATACCCTTGTCCTTCCACAACTGGTTCCCAAGATCTAGACATCAAATCTTACAGGTACAATTTCTACATTCTTCTTTAACATACTCCGTGTAGTATTAGAAACAAAGTACTGTTGAATCAACTAGCATCCCCAAATTCTAGTGATAACCAATGCTTTAGCAacttttggctttaaaaatatagCCAATTCAGCTTACTTTTTGGTATTTGGTTTTTAACGAGAGCCTTGTTCAAGTAAGAAACTAGATGCTAATTAGATTTTCTTCTTAGAAACTCTACTTTGTTATAGGACACTTAATTGTTAAACGTGAGACATAACTGAAAAgcaacccctccccccagtttAACAAGACTTCAATTCCTAAAaagctgacatttatttttagatcCAGCTGTGTAATACTAGCCAAGTTAGTCTTGGAAGGTAATTCTGCTCCTAGGTATTGCTAGACCCTATAACTCATGTTAgctcttaaaaacacaaaaccatcTCAAGCAATTAACTATTTTGGTTTAATTTATCATGTTTCATAGAAGCTGAAAACACATATTTCTCCTTTATATGGATAACCAAAAGCCCTACAAATTACAATATGCAGAATACTATATAAGAGAATTTTCATGAAATTGGATCTTTTTCATCATGGGCCAACAGCCGTAGTTTCCTCTGCCTTATACAGCATCTATCTGAATGCATATTCTTCTTTATGATGATCTAAATTTAGGTAAGTACAAATCACagcaaaaattaaagtttttaccTTTAATGAAATGACCTTGGAAATAACGTACATTTCCATGACACCAACACTATAGTTTTCGGAGTCACAGTAAGATACACAGAATTACATCCGTAATTAATATGAATGCCAACACTTCAAGCAGTAATTTCTGTTACATGgcaaacaaaatcaagaaagcaACCATCAAACAAAAGAGACCCATAGCTTCAGACAAGGCAAATCCCAGGATAGCATATGAGAACAGCTGCTGCTTCAGCGAAGGATTTCTAAAAGAGACACAACACATGTAATTGTTACtctgaaatattatttgaatttcagaatgTTTGGTAAATGCTAAAGAATCAGATTATTACTGTGGGATCTTTGTAAACTGGGTGAGTCCTGGAAAAGTATTTGCCcagctctcttttatttctgcttttgctaTTCCTTTCTCCTCAATCCTAATCACATGGGGAAAAGGTAGGAAGCTAACTCTGTATGTCAATATACATGGTTAGTCTTCATCCATTTTAAGGGGTTCAGACATACTTGTTATCCCTGTGAAAGTATGTTCTGTACCTCTTAAGATCTAAGagtttggaaataaggtcttaaATAAAACGGAAGTTGATACTTCTAAAGACTGTGCTGTTAACTATATTCCAAAAACAGCTTCACAATCAAGAGTACAGACTCTGAAGtcagaattaaaatttattttctgacacTTACTAGCTACTTGGGCAATCAGTGTAATTTCTACGTTGCTCATCCCTCACAGGTAACCTGGAGTATATCTCCAAGGGGTGTTGTGAGAGTTAAGTGGGCTCATGCATGCAAAGCCCTCAAAATACAATGCAAGACACAGAGTTGGCCCTTAATACAAAGTACTTATTATCTGACTAGTTTTCCAAGTTTCCAACTATGTCAAGCATGCTCTTAAAGTAGCTtatttggtgaaagaaattaCCTGGCATAACCAATGATAAGGCTGCCAAAGACTGTTCCAATACCAGCACCAGAACCAGCCACTCCCACAGTGGCAGCACCTGCACCAATAAATTTGGCAGCAGTATCGATATCTCTGCTGACTGCACTGGTCTGAAACTCCCTTTGGATTAGGTGGGACACACCAGTCCTGGACCCATTAAATACCGTAGAGCCCtagacaaaaggaaataaaggcaaaggTCAAATCAATAATCACAAGtagctattttaattactatccTGTAAATGGTAGCTACTTCTCTATTTTGTAACTGAGTCTGAATAGGAGGTGGTGTGGCACAATGGAAAAATCAAGAGTTTAGAATAATTCCAAAGCTGTAGAATAGGGAGAACAATATCTATTATAAGGCTGTTGAAAATTAAGAGACAGTGTATTTGAATATGCTTTTTGGTGGGGCAGGCTTTTCAATAACTGTAGCAAGTGTAATCTTAAATACAGGCATTCAAaactatgtatttaaatatacagACGGACTGGACTCCATTTCTTGGACACCTCAAGTAGGTAAGTTTTGGATACAGAAGTTCCTTTCATTGGCTTATCCTCTGCACTATTTTTTTGACAAAAGGGTGGAGAAAGACTGCTCTCAAACCATTCACAAATGAGGTTTTTCCTCCCCTTTGATTAAAACCACAGGACTTACTTGGTAGGGTTACTCAATTTCTATTACTACTGCTATTACCTCTTCAGTCCTAGTCTCTGGTCGAGATAACACTGATGCAGAAATTGGTCTGTATGCAACTCTGGATCCAGCTCGGAtctatgaatgaaaaaaatattccaaatattaaCAGTGGATAAGACTTCAATGACCCTTCTTGTACCAGGAGTTCTAAAAAAGCAAGCAGCAAAAATGAATTAGAGAGCTTATGACTTTTCTGTATTGTCTGGTATCTTGCTGTTTGATTATTTTCAGTCCATGAAGGTATTTTAAGAGTTCTAAAGTTGCTAATTAAAGTTTAAAGTGTGGTACATAACCTATTTGTAATAATCTGAATAAAACTTCTAAGAACAATTGGTGGaaagaaagcattatttttagattttcagtTACTGTGGTGCCACAACTCAGATCAGAAGAACAGCAATAAACATGCCACATTCTTCAGTAAACTTATGTGCAGCAACAAGTATATCGGAGTGTTGCTAGAAAACCTTGTCATTTAAAATAGCCCATCAGTTAATATGAGTCCCACAACTTCCAAGATATTCCTATATGTCcgttaattataaaataaaaaagcagttttAGCAATTCTGTACCAACGTACGAATCATCGGGGAAATACTCTGACCATAAGGAATGTCTCGCAGTCCAGCGTCTCTGCCCTTGACCGTCCACTAAACTAAGGTCACAGAAAATCCCTTCAGAACCAAGACTTGATTCTCTAAGACAAGTCCCCCACATCCTCACTTCACCTAAAGCCTCCAAAATGGTTATGGAAATGACagccagaggcaggaagaaagacTTTCGACTCCTCCACCACCTTCCTCCGCCCACACAGGGTGAGGCAAAGTCCCTCCTTCTGCAGCAGCGAGTTTGACCTACAGATAGGCAATGGAAAACGCTAATGCGGTCAAGTAGGCCTCACAGGCCCCCAGCATCCTTAACAGCACCCCAACCTTCGCGCCGACCCCAACCCCAGAGTCAccgaggaggtgggggagggggccgctCCGGCACTAGCTGCAAGGAGGGTTTGACCTACAGCGAGCGAAGCGTGACAACTAGGCCGCGGCTGAGCCCCACCGCCCTACTGGTGGGGAGGAGCCGAGCGAGGTGCCCCAGGATcagaaggaaaggcaggagagGACACAGAGGGTAAGAGGTGAAGGGGTGAACTGTCCCCCGAAGTTGGTGTGCCGTGCCCCATTCAACAACGTGGACGCTCCGGGCCAAGAGCTCGGCCCTCCGCGTCCCGGCCCAGCCTGGGCTACGCACCAGAGCGGGGGTGCAGGCGAGCTTGGCGCAGGCGAACATCTTACAGTCTTCGGGGCGGCGCGGCTGGAGGACGTGGGTGAATGGCGACGTGGGCTCTTCTGCTTCCCCTCTGCGGAAGTAAAGGGGCTTAAGGTCAAGTGCCCTCCAGGGCCCGTCCTTCCCACCCACGTCCCGCGGGCTCCCGAGCACGCCGTCGGCTCGGGCCCTCGTCCAGCAAGGCGCCAGCAGAATGAATGGATCCCGGCTGGACGCCGCTCCGTTCGGGCCAGGCCCGGCTGTGGCGCCCTCCGCTTACCTTCCCGGGAGGTGGCGGCGGCAACTGCGGCGGCAGAGGTCGAAGGAGCGGCGCGCGGCGCGCAGGCGCGGTCCGGCTCTTATCCGCGCCGCGGCACCCGGATGGAGAAGGCGGGGAAACGGGGCAGTAGGGAAGCCGCTCAAGGTCACTTTGTACCAACTTTATTGGCAACTAGTTGGGAAGGACAACGACAGTCCCACACAGGTGGGCTGGCGGGCAGGGGGTggtggaggagaagcagaaagaagaaatc belongs to Felis catus isolate Fca126 chromosome C1, F.catus_Fca126_mat1.0, whole genome shotgun sequence and includes:
- the ATP5MC3 gene encoding ATP synthase F(0) complex subunit C3, mitochondrial — its product is MFACAKLACTPALIRAGSRVAYRPISASVLSRPETRTEEGSTVFNGSRTGVSHLIQREFQTSAVSRDIDTAAKFIGAGAATVGVAGSGAGIGTVFGSLIIGYARNPSLKQQLFSYAILGFALSEAMGLFCLMVAFLILFAM